The sequence below is a genomic window from Phoenix dactylifera cultivar Barhee BC4 chromosome 16, palm_55x_up_171113_PBpolish2nd_filt_p, whole genome shotgun sequence.
TGGATGATGAATCTAATTAATTCTCTTGTTCCCAAAATTAATTAACTTCCTCAATTACAGTGATTTATTTACAGAAAAAGACCAAACTTCCATCGCTTAACACAACGCCTTTCCCATCATCATAGTATCTTCAATACCGAATCCCGTCCGTCCAATCCCAGACCCCTGATCAGCGTTAATCTCATGATCCCTAGTTGAAAGTCAAGATGTAGATTTTGACGGTCCCGATCATCCAGCCCAAGCCGATGATCCCTGTGCCTTTTGCACCCCTTGTTAGAGGCAAAAAACAAGACAGAAGAATTCCTCCGTGATATTTTCTATTCCGGAATTGCACTAAGCTCTGCCGCAAATTTACGCCCAATGCCACGCCGCTTTTTATTTGGTTTCTTCCCTTCCTCCTCATCCGCCGCCCGAACCTCGCCGCCCGCCGCCGTGCCCTCTCCGGACCCGACGTTGAACACCAGCGGCGACACCGTCGCCCCTCGTCGGATCCGTTCCCCGGCGGGGGCCGCCTTCATGAGCGCGGAGCTCGCCCGGACGGCGAGCGCGGCCAGGTCCTCCGCGTGGAGCCGGTGCTTCAGCATTGTCCTCGGGAGGAGGAAGTAGAGGTTCCCCGGCCGGAGCTCCTCGCCGCCGCCGACGGCGGAGACGAATCCATCGATCTCCATCACGTCAGCGTCGCAGACGAAGCACGTGGGGTCCTTCTGGAGCACGTGCGAGACTCTCACCGAGCGATCGTACTCCCGGAGCTCGCCGTCCGTGAAGATCACCTTAGCCGTCGCCACCGTCGTCACCGCCGCCGCGACCGCCTCGCACGAGGTGCAGATCCCCATCGGCGCTCAGAGGAAATGATAATAATCGGCGATTTCCTCCCACCTCTTCGAATGGTTTCGGTTTGGCCCtcgaaggagagggaaagatttATATAGGGGGAAGCGATTTGTCGCCGAGCAAGCGAATGCCAGGCTGtaaggggtggttctatatacaccccccctattgctaaggacacccccaaaaaccaaaaaaaaaatacccaaactaacctttagtgtaattaccatattgctcttgaaattttctcatacacccccttcctcctcctccgtttcgttttgaaaagaaaaaaaaaacacccctcaaaccccccttaaacccctcgatccatttacatcgtttaggcgatctttgaaggagatttaagccccattcgaagcatggacaagcaactagtgatttgggacgaagaatcggccgcaaaggtacgtgttccaccttgtttcgaatttttttttttcacggttcgtgctccgttcggcactggatcgccgaacaaaaggcttttgttcggctgaacagtgccgaacagaagccttctgttcggccaccctcaaccgaacagatttgttcggctgcacagtgccgaacagaaggcttctgtccggcactgttcagccgaacagaagccttttgttcggcgatccagtgccgaacggagcacgaaccgtgaaaaaaaaaatttcgggagaagccggcgaggtggttccggaagaagccggcgaggtggtcggagatcgggagaatgccggcgacgagagggagaagggggaacgggggggttttgggcgttgacgaggtgttttggaggggaagagcggggtggggggggtttggggggtgtagagagcaatttaggtgagggggtggggagggtggggggtaatttaggaatttttaattttttaggggtgtccttagcaaatggggggtgtagagagtatttaatttttttttaatttttggggggtgtcctgagcaatagggggggtgtatatagaaccacccggcTGTAAGTTATTGAGGCCTGGGTGGACATGGGGAAAAGGGCtttgatttggaagaaattaCGGGGTCGGGGACTCAGCTCATGAACTAACAGTAACAATCCAATCAATCACAGTGCGGTTGTTTCCGCTGGAAAGACTATTTTGCCCTCGAGAATGGCGACGACACGGAGGGCGTCACCCATTGGAACTGTGCTAGTTTTGGAAACTAAGGCTCGTGTCGTCGCTGTGCAACCTCGAAGTGCTATAAGGCTATCGTGTCTCCTTCACGATTGGTTGCTCTCCCAGCCCTCAGACGGAAATCACGTGAACGTGCGTGCTTTGATGAAAACCATGCACTTATTACGTGCTCCATTTCAGGCCCGGAACGTTCATGTTTTAGCCACGTAGCTCATCGTCCCAGAGTCTTTTCAGCATAGCCTGTGGGGTAGCTGCACAAGTTCCCATCAACGGCCTATCTGCTTTGGGTGTAAATAaagttctctccctctctttaagTCTCCTTCTTACCTTCTTCAATCTGAATGCCCAAAGGGATGTATCCATTGACATGACTCTTGAAACGGTTCCTAGCTTTCTATAGTATATCTGAGATTATGGATTTAGTTCTTAGATATCTGGATTTGTGTGGTGAGTAATGATGGTAGTAACAGTGCTAGTAATGTGCTTTCTCAAGTATTTTGGAGTATATTAATGGTATCATATTGTTCATGTATTCAGTAATTCATGTTGTTTCTGATAAAAAACTACTAACTGAAATTAAAGTATATGGTTTCTGTTCATTTCAAGCACCAAACTAAACTAAGCCAAGCGGTTCTTGAATTAGGTTGGGCTTTTTGATCATTCCACGCTCGCAAGTAAAAGCTAGAAACCGCGAGTGAGGTGACCTCACCGGCATTTAACTCACCCCTGCCCCTAAGGAAACGATCAGGGGCGTAACAGTAATTTTGGACGGACAAGGGAAACGTGTCGAGATCGTGGGTCCGACAGAGCTTCGTCGCACGACTGGAGCTCGCCACGTGGGGAGGGCACCTCGGGAGGCAGACCAGAGACAAAGAGGCTTGGGGACTCGAGGGGTGTAGGGCGGTGAAGCGCACCGCCACGTGGGTTCTGG
It includes:
- the LOC103724372 gene encoding uncharacterized protein LOC103724372, with product MGICTSCEAVAAAVTTVATAKVIFTDGELREYDRSVRVSHVLQKDPTCFVCDADVMEIDGFVSAVGGGEELRPGNLYFLLPRTMLKHRLHAEDLAALAVRASSALMKAAPAGERIRRGATVSPLVFNVGSGEGTAAGGEVRAADEEEGKKPNKKRRGIGRKFAAELSAIPE